In Methanotorris formicicus Mc-S-70, the genomic stretch CTTCATCTAACACTTTAAGATTATAAGCGATTGTGAAGAGTAAGAGCTTAACACTCAGCCCTTTCTTGCTTACAGCGTGAATATGCTTAGAAAACATCGCAACTAACTTTGAGAAGTTGGTCTCAATGCTTTTTCTCAACTTATTCAATATTTTATACTTTGTTCTCTCTATAAACGATTTAATCATGTTTTCGCTTGCGGTAGCAAGCGAGTAGCAAACTCGAAGAGTTTGCCTAATTTCTTTTTATCGCTTCGAAATAAACTTTCCCCTGCCTTAATAAGTTTTCGAAGCCCTTATCTATATATCCTTTGTCTCCGATTATACTGCAGTTCATAAATTCCCGAACAAACCCTCTAAAATTTTCTTTTAGAATGTCCAAATCATGCTGATTTGCAGGATTTATGGATATCAACATTAGATACAACCCATCGGTAATATAAGTTGCTTTGTATCCATAATACCACAGTCTTTTCGATGGGTTATATCCAACACTGCCGTTTTTTTAATAAGTTCCGAGTATCCAATTTTTTCATGTCTTCCCTTCCTTACGGATTTTTTCGTTTCAATTGGGATTGTATCTATGAATAATAAACAATTTTTGTTTAGGAAAGTCTTTTGAATCTCGAATAAAAGTTGTTCATATCTATTTATTCGTTCAACAATCTTGTTATATCTAATTTTTGTAAATAGTCCTAAATATTCGATTAGTATTTCATAATCCCTCTTATAAACTCCCGAAAAGTATATCATACAAAGAACCGAAAAGATTATTAAGTCTAAGAGAGATATTTTCTCTCTGCGTGTGTATGGCGATTTGTATTTGACGACTATTAGGTAAAACTTAGCTCGCATAAGATTTATTAAACGCTTAATTCTCGGAATTTTAGATTTATCTACGATGTTATTACCTCCAACTATTTTTTTGTAGTAATCTATAATCATATAGTTATATATTTATCTATTTGATGGGAACTACCGTTAAAAATTTATCAAAGGATGATTTGGAAAAGATATGCAACAATACTTATGAAATTGATGGATTTATCTTAGGTATTGAAAAAATTAATTTAAAAAATAATAAGGTTGTTGAGGTAGATGTTAACATAAATCCAATAGAATTTGGATTCAATGGAAGAGAGATTGTTTTAATAGGCA encodes the following:
- a CDS encoding transposase, which translates into the protein MWYYGYKATYITDGLYLMLISINPANQHDLDILKENFRGFVREFMNCSIIGDKGYIDKGFENLLRQGKVYFEAIKRN